Part of the Anticarsia gemmatalis isolate Benzon Research Colony breed Stoneville strain chromosome 14, ilAntGemm2 primary, whole genome shotgun sequence genome, TTACTGTAATATTGGGAGACCGAAACTAAATCATCACTGTGAGCTTGATTTATTCTCAGCAGTGGTATTTCCATGGCACTGGCCAGCTTTAGGAAAAGTGCTCTAAGGCGACTTGTCACTGCTGGATTCTCTTTGATGCTGTCTTGCATATATTTAGTGTATGTGTCAATTGTACACCATGCATAACTAACATCAGCAATTGTCTCCAAGTTAACCAAGGAGTCCTCTTTTAATGATGCAGCCCTCAAAAGGTTTTTCAAAGCTTCTTTGCTGTCACATAAAAACTGGACAATAGTTGAGGTGCTTTTTATTCCATGAAATTCCTCTACTTCATCTAAGGCTTGTAATAGTTGAGTTACTTTTTTGATGGACTTTGAAGACGTGGGTTCCCCTAATGATGCTATTTGCTTAGCAATATTGTCAAACCAAAGCTTCAACTGTTCATTTTCCTGTATCTTGGTAACAGGTTTAGCCCCAGAAAATAGTTCTGATAAACTATTGATCGCCTCTATTGCAAGGGATTTATTCATGTTCCATGATTCAATCCTATTTTccaacaatttgtttaaaatctcCCTCACTTTCAACTCCAACTCAGCAGTACTAATCAAAAGCTCcaaaattttcaaaggatcatAATTAGTTTCTTTTAACACAAGATCTTTGAGTTGTTTACTCTTTttgttattatcataaaatgttACTTCAGAGTTGTGCAAAAGAAGCCATCTCAAAACTAAATTGGAATTTAAAAGGAGACTcagaattttattaatattatccaAGACAAAGTCATCAGTTAATGTTCCTTCTTTTAATAGCtgatgtgttttatttgttagcATGATGATTGATCCACCTCTCTTAGAAAATACTTCTTTAACCATTTTGCCATTGCATGTATTATTCAAAGCAGACTTAGCTGCTTTAAAATTGTCCCAGtaatcaattatattaatagttaCACCCATGTATACTGGTATTACCCAATTGCTAGGGAAGAATTTATCAACTATTTCTCTCATTTTAGTTGTGTCTGTGTGAAGATAATGTGGTATGAAAAACAGACACACCATGAGCATGCTGGCCTGTGTAGCTAGTGCCGATGCTTGATGCTCTGGGATTGTATACACTGCCAGTTGGTTATAAATGTCCTCAGATCTTAATTTTCCAACTACTTTTTCAATAAACTCTGGCCTTATGTGGACACGACTGAAATGACGACAACATGAGATCAATGCTATTAAAAAACTGTGTTCATGTTcttatacaaagaaaaatacacattttaccTAAAGTACTCAACAGGATAATCAGCAGGTCTTTTTCCATTTATCTGGTCATATCCAGTGTCTCTAAGTAGTTTGCAAACATCGTCAATATTGGACTGGGATTGACTTGTACTGTAGCGGTAAAATGCTACTAACAGCCTTTCTCTCATTGGACCAGGAATATAGAGATCGCATAATAAAAGCATTGCACCATATAAGTACAAGCTTTCACactgaaaaaaacataaaatgttttatttattagttatcgATTTTTGGTCAATTgtttatacctacatactatGTAATGAGGATCCTTACAAaacattctaataaaattaatcaaagaTTAGCTTTGTGCTTTTTTAATATGATATCAGATTTTTTACTATTGAACAACATGGAGAAGAATTCAGGGGCAGGGACTGTTAAAGAGTCACACCTAAAAGAGTAGGCACAAGCTAGTTGcctatgaatataattataatttatcaacAAGAAAGGTTACAAGAAATTcccacattttatttttcttctaaatCATGTCTGAAATGTGTCCTACAATGAAGGTTGAATACaaataacaagttataatttaataacttaccAGTAGTTGTTTGCCTTCTACATCTTTTAACACTGtttctatattttgttgtataaaagTATTATCATTCAGCTGTTCAACAAATGCATTTAAATCACCTATGTACTGATATATATTTTcgaaaagcaaataaaatctatttattagtTCCAAGTATTTCTCTTTAAGCTCATCATCCAGATCTTGTAATTTCTGTAAAATGTAATGCACATGTTATtatgagattttttattaatttgcaaGAGAATTTGTTCAGTCAAGGAACATAATATTCTGATTTAAATCCAtaatcctttttttatttttttcagtaaattattttattgataatagtttatgttttataataagctCTACAGCTTTAAATACTTACTGAGttcatattaattttcttttcttgaatgtctgaaatcttaaaataactaaaatccATGATAACATCTTGATACT contains:
- the Strump gene encoding WASH complex subunit strump translates to MKLFMSEDNLCAQNLLRLVSHGNAIVAEILRLKDHKPSAYQLDSKEAQQKYQDVIMDFSYFKISDIQEKKINMNSKLQDLDDELKEKYLELINRFYLLFENIYQYIGDLNAFVEQLNDNTFIQQNIETVLKDVEGKQLLCESLYLYGAMLLLCDLYIPGPMRERLLVAFYRYSTSQSQSNIDDVCKLLRDTGYDQINGKRPADYPVEYFSRVHIRPEFIEKVVGKLRSEDIYNQLAVYTIPEHQASALATQASMLMVCLFFIPHYLHTDTTKMREIVDKFFPSNWVIPVYMGVTINIIDYWDNFKAAKSALNNTCNGKMVKEVFSKRGGSIIMLTNKTHQLLKEGTLTDDFVLDNINKILSLLLNSNLVLRWLLLHNSEVTFYDNNKKSKQLKDLVLKETNYDPLKILELLISTAELELKVREILNKLLENRIESWNMNKSLAIEAINSLSELFSGAKPVTKIQENEQLKLWFDNIAKQIASLGEPTSSKSIKKVTQLLQALDEVEEFHGIKSTSTIVQFLCDSKEALKNLLRAASLKEDSLVNLETIADVSYAWCTIDTYTKYMQDSIKENPAVTSRLRALFLKLASAMEIPLLRINQAHSDDLVSVSQYYSNELIKYIQKVLQIIPEMVFNIVEKIIDLQTWAIKEVPTRLEKEKLREYAQLDHRMEVAKLTHSASTFTTGILDMRSTLVGVIRVDPAELLEEGLLKELERHISKKFVEFLEPQGKKYQPTAANLLARLQKLAESMDGYRRSLEYIQDYINIHGLRIWQKQISAIINESVAKEISYRKGVTLYSPSAGFMGSLARQIPQLLDARICTYINICGAWYDTKSQNEIINNKTFAKLNDAVGVVGLHGLDTLYGFMIKNQMQNIQDIFRNNPDKIAVGNISSDMKDLEHILSRGQKVFQQLSDVLVLIGTLQIIRKHLAYQLNTSCKFDSAQLEASLRTMNESIISELKTSVHSETKPKVSSLLMHNLEEHLVRCGIYEPYEKIYVKNAPELLNVDMGLILVVFLISQLPKLQICYTTGDLITRKAGDNIDGYPLLVGIYSLLRQSKSENIDNFVDNLCLYVRLKYSESPSDVASIVRILQLFCETFNYSFDKLEDKLPLMILTHTLLK